One Rhododendron vialii isolate Sample 1 chromosome 2a, ASM3025357v1 genomic region harbors:
- the LOC131317417 gene encoding uncharacterized protein LOC131317417, producing the protein MAAALNRFISCSSDKCQPFFTLLKGSRQSFNWTEDCDRALQQLKTYLSMTPLLVTPRDQEDLFLYLAVSLHAISSPLGSLLRTSSRTASSSSPNILLNLLRKANISNRISQWAVELANYEIHFQPQTAIKAQALTDFIAELTPTDPPASGRAPSTEAILQASPSTAWKLFMEMCGRSSNNEAEYEALISGLKTAEALGMEELVVYSDSQLVVNQLSEEYEARDDRMHTYLSSAVRLMKNFKAIRVEHIFREHNAHADTFAGLASACSSLGHRSISFNSVDKPSFELEILNQEVLNIELGPSWMDEIIGYLRDDIFPPDKKDAHRLRNKGALFWLNPNGKLYQRSFTGPYLLVAHPHQVQGIIEELHAGDSGCHSNGRSLAHRAISQGYWWPTMKKDSEEFVKRCHSAPFDPHALVASLPVYAADPLEA; encoded by the exons ATGGCCGCCGCCCTGAATCGATTCATCAGTTGTTCCTCCGACAAATGCCAGCCATTTTTCACCCTCCTGAAGGGCAGCCGACAgagcttcaattggacagaagactgtgatCGAGCCCTCCAGCAGTTGAAGACTTACCTTTCCATGACCCCACTCCTCGTCACCCCTCGGGATCAGGAGGACTTGTTCCTGTACCTAGCCGTCTCTCTGCACGCCATAAGTTCG CCTTTAGGAAGCTTGCTCCGTACTTCTAGTCGCACCGCATCGTCGTCCTCACCGAATATCCTCTTAAATCTCCTCCGGAAGGCGAACATTTCTAACCGAATCTCTCAATGGGCTGTCGAGCTCGCGAACTATGAAATTCATTTCCAGCCTCAGACAGCAATCAAAGCTCAGGCCCTCACCGACTTCATCGCTGAACTCACTCCAACCGATCCTCCCGCTTCGGGTCGAGCTCCAAGCACCGAAGCCATACTCCAGGCAAGCCCAAGCACAGCATGGAAGCTTTTCATGGAAATGTGTGGAagat cctctaacaacgaggctgAGTACGAAGCACTGATCTCAGGACTCAAGACGGCCGAGGCCCTGGGTATGGAAGAACTCGTGGTTTACAGTGATTCCCAATTAGTAGTCAACCAACTCTCCGAggaatacgaagctcgggacGATCGAATGCATACCTACCTTAGCTCTGCTGTTCGACTCATGAAGAATTTCAAAGCTATCCGAGTCGAACATATCTTCAGGGAACATAATGCCCATGCCGACACCTttgcagggctcgcttcggctTGCTCCTCCTTGGGACACCGTTCTATTTCCTTCAATTCcgttgacaagcccagttttgagcttgaaataTTGAACCAAGAGGTACTTAACATAGAGCTCGgaccgagctggatggatgaaatcattGGTTACCTGCGAGATGACATCTTTCCTCCCGACAAGAAGGACGCTCACCGACTCCGCAATAAAGgcgctctcttctggctcaatccgaACGGTAAGCTCTACCAAAGGTCCTTCACCGGTCCGTATCTACTGGTTGCACACCCCCACCAAGTACAAGGCATCATTGAAGAGCTCCATGCTGGCGATAGCGGTTGCCACTCCAATGGACGGTCCCTCGCTCACCGAGCCATCTcccaaggctattggtggccaacaatgaagaaggattctgaagaattTGTCAAGCGTT GTCACTCGGCCCCTTTCGACCCCCATGCTTTGGTTGCCTCCCTGCCTGTGTATGCAGCAGATCCGCTCGAAGCATGA